The Microplitis mediator isolate UGA2020A chromosome 10, iyMicMedi2.1, whole genome shotgun sequence genomic sequence aaaaatcgaaatacGATTGGagaatttaaagatttttgaaaCGCATGcgctttaaaattttaactttaactGAGAGGTGGCAGCAATGTTCTGTAAGCGGAAATTAGCAACAGACGACAAcgctatttaaaaattttccggtgattttaaggctgggccgcaTCTAACAAAATctcgaatttaagaattctaattatttattaaataattatcataacagcaattttcttagcttcTGACTAAAAGCGGAAGACGAACTTCctcggaagattttcatcatttgagtcccataaatattcaaaaagtaattagaattcttaaattcgagATTTCGTTAGATACGGCCGAGCCTTAAAGGGGGCCAGAGCCATTGTCCAAAGGACACTCGTTCGATGCGAAATATTCGATATGCGACTAGTTGTTGAGTAGACAATctcgtcgaaaaaaaatatcgatgaaTAAACTGAAAGCATAAAACTTCAAGTTTGTAACGGTACAAATTTACGAAACGAaatattatcgaaaaaatattctaaaatgtAAAACACATCGAAATAccatttatagaaaataattagtaatagaatagtaaatatttgaattatgcCGTATACAGGAAATGGAATTATAAATACTTTATGTTTCAATCATGGGGACCAAGGTTACTAGAATAGAGAATTTTATCCCCTTTCTAGGATAAACCAAGGTTACTAGAATAGGGAGGTTGTGGGACAAGTTTGTGTCGCTGGTCCCTTTTTTTATCgcatgtcatttttttttatgaaaacacTACCACTCTAaagcacagtttgcttgagcaaaagtttactgtacaaaagtttcgttgaattttttgtcaaatttccatcaacttcggacttttccattttttacgaaaatttgtatgcaacttgctatttaatttgatgtaaatttactgcccgaattagaatgcaaattcacttcaaaagttgactagaaaaaagttgtcttttattttcaggcaaattttatgtcaatttatcgttaattttacttgaaaaattgttaagtatatttttacgctcaaattgtagacaattttatgtataaatttgcttaccttctgaaatggtaagaatgaacattaccgtGTTGTGTAGACCTGTGCGAATTTAGCGCCTCATCTAATGATTTGCAATATCCAAATGACCTTAATCGATAGGTCTACGTTAGGTCTGTATAGGTCCACCAAAATTTTCGTTAGGTcccctatagtttttttataaataattttttaaattttgcaataaaaaaaatttcattttagcACCTCATTCAGAACGAAACCAATAAACTTGATCATTTTTGCATTTCTTATCGTTAGGTCCGGATTGGTCTCTAGTTTTTGCATTGatattattcattatatttgttttattaacaattataaataatttattatccgCGCATGCGCTCAACACTATTCATAgcttggcgcgaaatttctAGTTTACCTGTCTTGTTTACattgtattaataaaaaaacgcaCAGGTGTTGTGTAGCCAACGGGTTATACAGCGCTCTCTATGACCATCTtatagaaaatgaaattaaacaattatatttataggcgggaattttcgaaaaccttatatatatatattagatataaaacaaaaaactaaaataagaATACAAGTATTGTAATGGTcacttataatataaaataaatgaatattttgggAAAACCCACGAGGATCCTTTGCCAGATGTTTAATTCCATATTTTTATGACTATAATCCTCTTGTTGGCAAAACTTTCTCAAAATGTTCAAAAACCCAATTAAGGGATTATTTTGCTGGGACTAAGCTGCGGACAATATGGCGAGACACCATGGCAGCGACAGTCCAGGGCAGGGGTAGGACACTCAATGCTTTGAGATGGGAACGAAATTTGTCCACTTTGCGAAACTTATTGTCAAACTTAACAAAATGAAACTCAAGAATCTATAGATTTcgaaggaaattttatttctgactATATAAAAGTTGGCAGTATGTTGAGATAAATGAATCTCCCTCTGCTGGTCATTAAATTTGGCGCgaaaaaagcaaaaatttaaaaaataaaaaaaaaataggaaataTTTTGCAGAATAAAAGATGCAAGTGTACGGTTCATTAggatctataaataaatattcttaacaataattaaaataaaaatattaatttattctcatACActcaattcatattttttattaaaagcaACTCGATTTGTCATACTTTATAGTAGGTTAGAACGGAATGTCCTTTTTATCACGCCGCCAGGTAGGATTCGATTTTTTTCTCCGACATATAaagtattgaataataaaaaattaataaatatataagtaacaaaaaaaaaattaagtcgcgtagaatagaaaaaatttcatttttaatatttaaaaagaaaaagaataattaagcAGGAAAATGATCAATTATAGCTTTTACAGGTATTTtataacgaaaataaaataatctattatttaattaaatctacatacattaaataaaaaaaaaaacagtttaatttttaatatttgaggagattaagaataattaagctggaaaataaataattatagctTAAACAGTTTTTTCGTCCCAAAAGTAAGGTAACTTATGATTGCAAccaatctatatatattaaataaaacacagaaattataaaaatatataaattaaattttattgtataacAATCAATCACGAACAagatatgaaaataattgaaaataaatatttgtaatattaaaatgtCTCATATAGGGAAATCACTCGAAGCCTGTACATTAAAATCTTCATGAGACAACGTAACGCTCCAAATTAAACCAGCTAACagttctgaaaataaaaattaataaattgtaattatatataataatttcaattcgaTTTAAgagattataattaatgaaaatctaCAAACCATTTGCCTTTACCACTAAGTTCAGAGATTTTCCTGTCATTTGCTGCCTTTTGTTCGTCAAATTTCACTTGTCggtttaaaatattacattgTTGTTGAATAAGTATAGTAACAACTTTACTAACAATTTTACTATTCAGCGAGACTTGGTGTTTTGAACAAGTCAGCCAATTATTTCTAAATGCAGACGTCATAACTGTAATCGCTAACaaaccaatatttttttcatggagTTTAGGTTTTACAGTtctgttgaaaatattaacaGCTTCAGCAATtgcactttttaaattttcagacATAATCTGAATAGATGGTTCATTCACTTCATAAATATTTGACTGACAATTTGTACACTGTGTATCACTGATTGAGCGTAAAACATTCCGAAATATTTTCTCCGGTATTTGTTCCTCAGTCAATACTATACAGTCATCATTATCATCTATGTCATCatcaaaaaaaagatttaacgattcaagaaaattatcATCTGTGTCTAGCAAATGTACTTGAGGAATATTATCATCTTCTTCACAGTCTATTTGATTTGATTCGACATCTGCTTTAGAAGTTTGACTCGTATGTTTCGTCACTAAATCATCGCAGCTGATTATTGGTGAAAAGTAATCATTTTTACAATTTGTGCCTTTTATCGTGAAGCTTGAATATGATGTAAGCAGAGCAGCTTTAAATGCACTTATAAAGTGTAAGCAGATTAAATTCCTATTGCAGCCTTGCAAACTTTTAACGAcaccgaaaaaattttccaatccGTCTGTAGATAGATGTCGCATGTTAATTGATTCAAATCCAGCAGTGTCTAATAAATAACGACATAAGTCAGTGGCAGATGAAAGATTGTTTAATATGGCTTTTGGAGTAGTCGTTTTAACGTGATTatctttttgattttcttttgaagCACTTTGTCTGTTCCCTTGTACTTTTTTGTtaggaataataaatttaaatgatgcAAATAACTTGCGATATGAAAACCAATCATTGAAATgagaagaattttttgtcaccaAAGCTCTcgaagtagtgattttcgggTCGTTTCCAACAATTTTACTCCCATTTAATGAATCAAACATTTCATCAATTATACCTATAACTCGTCCGGTTTCTTCAGCTGTTGGGTGCTGAATGGGATTCGATCTACCTCGTTTAATTAAGTTTCTGGCAGTTGTCGCGCTTAAAACTTGAGCAGCCTTTCCCACGTTCATCTTCACTTTGTTGTTCGAATAAATATGATCTTCAGTTAAATGACAATTGGGATCAGTCTCGTAGTAATCAACAACATCCCGCCAATAAGCCTTCTCACTGCCCAAATGAATGATTCTGCCTTCGTACTCGTTTCTCTTGTTATTAGCCTGGTCTTCACGGACCCAATTGTCGAATGCTCCGGAAAAACAAGTTTTTGTAGTTTTCATTAAATGCGCACCatcataaaatatgtaaattttttctgtcgATGTTGAGACAGTGAAAAAATTACGAGTATAATGCCCATCTACAGTATCGTTGATTAAAAGATTGAAGGCTCCTTTATTTGTCGAACCTTGGTCAGAAACCATTGCgacaattttgattttattagcAGCTACAATACGTTCTATCAATTGAGTAATTAAGGATTTCAAAACTTCTGTACTCATTGGACCTTTTGTAAAGTGGAATGATAAAGGTTGTTTTCCGTGGCCATGAAGTTGCTGCAGCATAAAAACAGTGACATGGTCGGCTAAGTCTGGCTTCCGGCAACCATTACCATCGTCGTGAAACCCGGTTACAGAGTCGTCACCTTCTGTGAACGTAACTCTCTTTTTTACACTCGTTTCATCAACGAAAATTGCACAATATGCATCCAATTTATCAACACTGCGACTCGTAGCTTTGTCAAGtgcagaaaaaattatatcgtTGAAACCTGGATGCAATTTTATATCCGCAAAAGACCGCTTGAGAGTCTTTTCTGATGGCAGTTGAAATAAACTCTGCAGAAATCGGTAGCATTTTGgtgatcttttaaaaatattaagagaaaatattatttcgttTTTGGTGTAGCGTTCACCACCGCTTAGTCGATTGTAATTGCGTTCTTCAATAGCCATTAACAACGACAGACCTTGAGAAAAAGTTGACTTTTGCGAGCAATTGCAAGATCTCTTTTTTAATTGGTCCTCCAATTGCTCACActctaatgtttttttttctaagagaTTTTCCACTTCCTTCCTTgcttttttttcagctttcAGAAACTCTAAAATAGCTTTAACATCCGGTGTAGGGTTAGCATTTGTTACTCCTGCTTCTTCCATAAGTCTTCTTGATGTCACGTACGATGTTGCTCCTTTAAAACAAATACaccaaattaaatattttttaaaaatagtaactagtaaaaataaagttgtaatatataaaatgataaacaaCTGCTACGTATTATTGtgtcgtttttttattttttacctgaATGATTTAAAAGGATGATCGAAGTTATCGCAGCTCGaggaataattgaaaatatgtttataatttaaataattatagtgcATACCAGCACGCGTGATTCATTATTTCTGTTCGCGatttatagataattatttcaaaagttattatataaaaaatgtattatttgttaaaatagCTTGCAATAACATAATGAATTATTAGAAAACCGACATCAgttcgatgaaaaaaaacaaatcgcGCGTTcgtaatttaatcaaatatttacaACTTTATACCTAATAAATGATTGACTGCCAAGAAATGTAAATTCGCGCGCTAagattaatatacatataatgcGCTtgcaattgtataaaatatttacaatttagtgttatttaagtaattaatgaaaaaaatatatataaatatgtatacacaCAACAcgattataaattcaaaaaatatttacaatt encodes the following:
- the LOC130675419 gene encoding uncharacterized protein LOC130675419, which encodes MEEAGVTNANPTPDVKAILEFLKAEKKARKEVENLLEKKTLECEQLEDQLKKRSCNCSQKSTFSQGLSLLMAIEERNYNRLSGGERYTKNEIIFSLNIFKRSPKCYRFLQSLFQLPSEKTLKRSFADIKLHPGFNDIIFSALDKATSRSVDKLDAYCAIFVDETSVKKRVTFTEGDDSVTGFHDDGNGCRKPDLADHVTVFMLQQLHGHGKQPLSFHFTKGPMSTEVLKSLITQLIERIVAANKIKIVAMVSDQGSTNKGAFNLLINDTVDGHYTRNFFTVSTSTEKIYIFYDGAHLMKTTKTCFSGAFDNWVREDQANNKRNEYEGRIIHLGSEKAYWRDVVDYYETDPNCHLTEDHIYSNNKVKMNVGKAAQVLSATTARNLIKRGRSNPIQHPTAEETGRVIGIIDEMFDSLNGSKIVGNDPKITTSRALVTKNSSHFNDWFSYRKLFASFKFIIPNKKVQGNRQSASKENQKDNHVKTTTPKAILNNLSSATDLCRYLLDTAGFESINMRHLSTDGLENFFGVVKSLQGCNRNLICLHFISAFKAALLTSYSSFTIKGTNCKNDYFSPIISCDDLVTKHTSQTSKADVESNQIDCEEDDNIPQVHLLDTDDNFLESLNLFFDDDIDDNDDCIVLTEEQIPEKIFRNVLRSISDTQCTNCQSNIYEVNEPSIQIMSENLKSAIAEAVNIFNRTVKPKLHEKNIGLLAITVMTSAFRNNWLTCSKHQVSLNSKIVSKVVTILIQQQCNILNRQVKFDEQKAANDRKISELSGKGK